ttcagtaATGTTCAAATAGGATTTACGAGTCAGGGACTCGTATCTAAAACTTCATGCATGGAGTTAGGAACTCCCCATGAAACCCATTCCTATTTGCGTTACCAAGCAAAAATTCAGAtttgagaaagagggagagagaaatttagAGAAGAAAGGGACTGATGAAATCCTATATACAAACCTATGCTGTATACTCCTCTGCTTGATGTTCCTCTCTCTATCCatgcctctcttttttcttctctctatgtcttttctctgtgtgtgtgtgtacttactctcttttttgtgtgtcttttttttttcttgtgcgTGCctctctctatttatagagagaTTCCAAAGAAACTGTTCCCTTATTTTTCTCTCAACTGATCAGTTCATAGAGAAGTTTTCGTCCGTTTTTCCTCCACTACTCCTAATTTCATGTTTAGCCGTGATCCACTTTtcagcttttttatttttattttttttcgttGCTGAAAGTTCAAtgagtgtataaaacaccttgaacgtttagacccccaatttacaaattaccaattcaagcttaatatcaaacaattaatgcaCGGAAAATGAACGTAAGTTTAATACAGAATTGAGAAAgaatctaaaccaattaaattcacatccacagcagaaattaaatggaaaagattaagggaagagagatgcaaacacaaggacaacactcgatgtgttattgaagaggaaaccgaagccttcggcgtaaaatctctccgccgctctccaagcggtaaacaatccactaaagaatgtagttgggatacatgaacagcagaagaccctccaagcctaatctagcCAATGTACCTAATCCTTCAAAgttcctactccaacgaggttacgtcgaacctatttcttctttagcttgccagattccgctacttgaccatagcatcttccaatatgaaattggtcccttcttaactgcttcccaaacaccaaatggcctcctcacagatatgggtatagtgagaaaaggttttggtaatgtacctctcaaggatttgacaatggagaggaagagagtagaggaatttgaagagtctctatgtgaagattgtggatgaatcaatcttgtttttcttcagggtttctctctcaaaattctctctggaagctctctcaatatcatgggtataaggatatatatatagtagggtgagaaggaatgtgaaaagtcagtttttcctaaATAGGGtgttctggcgacttgacctcgcgactgggttgagtcgcgagttcaaaccgcgagctaacggcctggccagcctgggacttttgtcctgtcgTGCAACAGCTGGCGTGACTCTGCAACTCCTGGCATGCTTCACATGCACCTTTTTGGCGGCTTACAAGTCGCGAGCCACCCGTGAGATCCAGTCTCGAGCCcttgcttctttgcacaattttaagcatttctttacactctctcacacactactcttacatgattcccacctaaatacaggattactaattactaaaatacaagcaaatttgacacagaataaaaccaacaagatgattgataaaattcaatCTTACAGTTGCTTTTTTAACTCCACCTTTTTAGCTTGTGACATCCCtacttttcaacttttcatGCTCACTTTCATCAAACCGAGTTCCTTACTTTTGGTGGTGCCACTTcccttttcacttttttttttttttttttttggtagtattGGCTAGATGCCGACCATACATGACCACACTTTTTGAACCTATGCTATTGTTTAATCCTAGCTGCTGTGTAGATGCATCACTTtttataaagtaattttttagtttcaacagcTACCTTGGTTGATCGGTAGCCTCTATTTGACTTTCTTACTTGTCACATTACTCAAACATCTTTGTATCCCGGGTTTCTTTATGAACCACTCCTTTAACCAGTACTTCCTACCTGCCATCTTACTTTCTTTCTAGTTTTGCATCTCTCTCATCTTTGGTCAAGTTTCTCAAATCATGCCTACGGATGGGCATTGCCTTCATTTCAGTATATCATTTTCACTCCACTTGGACACACTTTCCTTTTAAACTCAGGTTGTCATCAATCTTCTACTACCTAGGAGGATTGTTAGAGATATAGTCAAGATTCAAGTATACTGTATCCTAGTCCAAATTGTACTAAGAATCATAATCCTTACTATATACataattgaatttatattaCTATAACCTTAGGCTTACTCCAAggttagtctactatatatgcACTCTTTATTGAGTTCATTGCAACATATAGAGATCAATAGTAAAATAGTGGTTATTTGGGCCTTTTGAGACTGATGTTGGCCGCTCAGATTAAACCATATTAATTCtttatgctctctctctcattttttttttaatttttttttatgtacttattaatattttattttattttgtatactTCATTTCTTGATGGTGTAGTTTTGTGTTATTTGCAGAAAAAGGTGAGAATTAGGGTTTGTGTCAAATAATTTACCATGACTAGAGTTTGGCTTGTAGTGTTAGTAGTTTTTTGCCATGAGATTTTCTCAAATGGGGTGGTTACAAATATCTCTACAAGGCCTAGTGTTGTCGACGTTGGGGCTATTCTCGCTTACAAGTCTACTATTGGAAAGGTTGCAAAAGTAGCAATAGAAGCTGCAATTGATGATGTGAATTCTGATCCAACTGTTCTTGCTGGAACTAAGATCCAACTTACAATGCAAGACTCCAATTACGACGGATTTTTGGGCATTGTTGAGAGTAAGTTATTTGGTTATAactcttgtttgtttgttcaCTTGTCATATTCTCTTAAGGTAGGTTACCTCGAATCACCAATCGATtgtgaattttctttctttaacttATCATAACAGCTTTGCAGTTCATGGAGAAAGACACAGTGGCCATAATTGGCCCCTTAAATTCGGTAACAGCTCATGtaatttctcaaatttcaaaTGAGCTTCAAGTTCCTCTATTGTCATATTCAGCAACGGACCCAACGTTGTCTTCACTTCAGTACCCATTCTTTGTTAGAACTTCCCAAAGTGATCTTTTTCAGATGGCTGTAGTAGCAGAAATTGTAGACTACTATGGATGGAAGGAGGTGATTGCACTCTATGTTGACGATGATTATGGCAGAAATGGGATTGTTGCATTAGGGGATAAGCTTGCTGAGAAACGATGTAAGATCTCATACAAAGCACCCATGCCCTTTGAAGCGACCCGGGATGACATCACTGATGTGTTGATTAAGGTTATGATAGATTACTACTTAACAAAACTTTAAACTATTAGAAATGGATGGATATAATCATTTAACTATTTGGCTAATCCACCCCCTTAATAAATAGGATTCAACATATgatttttaaccttttaaataAGAGATAGAGTAGAGACAGAATTTAAAATTAGGAATACCAGCTTTGATATTATATACGATAAATTACTTATTATCctaaatgtttaaattattaagatttgaatttaattttttttttttttttggggttattGTAACAGGTTTCTCTAACAGAGTCTCGGATAATTATTGTTCACACTTACGATGGTCAGGGTTCGATGGTGCTTAATTTAGCAAAGTATTTTGGAATGATGGAATCTGGGTTTGTGTGGATAGCTACTAATTGGCTCTCTACCATATTGGATACTTATTCTCCCCTAGCTTCAGATGTAATGGATGATTTTCAAGGAGTTCTTACATTGCGTATGTATGCACcaaattcaaaactcaaaagaaaatttgtttCCAAATGGAACAACTTGACCAAGGGAAAAAGTGCTAATGCCTCTTTTGGGCTAAATACTTATGGTCTATATGCCTATGACACAGTTCGGCTGCTTGCTCATGCAATTGATGCATTTTTCAATCAGGGAGGAGTTATCTCATTCTCAAATGATTCGAGGTTAACTGAGTTGCATGGAGGGAGTTTGAGACTTGATTCTTTAAACATCTTTAATGGAGGGAATTTGTTGCTTAAGAGCATTTTACAGGTCAATATGAGTGGTGTAACAGGACCAATTGAGTTTACTCCCGATAAGGACTTCATTAATCCTGCATTTGAAATCATCAATGTCATTGGCACAGGGTTTATAAGGGTTGGTTATTGGACTAACTATTCTGGCTTATCAGTTTTATCTCCAGGAGTGCTTTACACAAAGCCTCCTAATCGTTCCAGTGCAAATCAAAGACTAAATAGTGTAATTTGGCCAGGACAAACTACACAACTTCCTCGAGGGTGGGCTTTTCCAAAAAATGGAAGGCAATTGAGAATTGGAGTCCCAACAAGAGTTAGTTTTCGTGAATTTGTGTCACAAGTAGAAGGCACTGACATTTTCAAAGGATACTGCATTGATGTATTTACTACTGCATTGAGTTTATTGCCATACGATGTCCCATATAAATTAGTTCCATTTGGGGATGGTCGTAATAACCCAAGTCGCACTGAGCTTGTGCGTTTGATCACGACGGGTGTAAgtactacaaaaaaaaatttgcttcagAACTTTGTGAagttttcattgattttccaaGGCCAAAATATTCATTTTGTTCCAAAAATATAGTTTAGGTTCTTTCCTCATCCTTAAGGCTTAAAAAACTCTATTTCTATCCCTTCAAACTTAGAATTTCAACAGTTCATCATTCTGTCCACTTTGAGTAAGTTTGatggaaacaaaataaataaaacatggATGAGGAAACATAGAAATAGATGAATGGgtgacattttaaatttttagaaatgaAAATAGAACATATACTATTTTTCAAGGACGAAAGaatattttggccatttttatgATTCTCTAATTTTCTTCTTCCATATAGGCCTTTGATGCAGCAATAGGTGACATCGCAATCACTACTGATCGAACAAGAATGGTGGATTTTACACAACCATATGTTGAGTCAGGGCTAGTAGTAGTGGCCTCAGTTAAGGAGTTGAATTCCAATGCTTGGGCATTTTTTAGGCCATTCACTCCAATGATGTGGCTTGTCACAACTATCTCTTTCCTCGTTGTGGGAGCAGTTGTTTGGTTTTTGGAGCGTAGAAATAATGAAGAATTCCAGGGTACcccaaaaaaacaattttccacTGTTCTATGGTAAGGAATTAAACATATCATGGCCCCGAGCTAAATGCTTAAATACCTTTTGTCGCTTTTTGCGTAGCGAAAAATAATCAAGATAAGTTTCATCCTACtagttttactttttattagtGTAAACAATTCAACATTAAATTGATTCAAAGtttctttttatgtaattttgttgttgaCATAAGATTGTAACAATGGAGGTCCGACTTTGGTGTGATGGTAAGTGCCTTCGATTGAAAGAGGCAAGCTCAAGTCCACAAATCaacttctcctataattttttatttgtttaaaaaattggtAGTAAAACTGCTTATCAATCACCTCTCCTAAACCTCAAAATAATAGGACTTTTGTGCATTGGGTacaatcttttttatttgattgtacAATGTAGATTACTAATTCTTTCTGATTTAGGGAAAGTAGAAAACTCCTTGCTATCTTTTGCTATAGAGATCAAACTATTCATAATGTGAAATAGTCTTTTGTGTTGggaatttctttctttcttacgATATGCCTATTTAATGAATCAATCATTTTTAGATTGCATCTTCTTAGTCTAATCCTCCTATCACCTACATTTCTTTGATTCTGCAGGTTTAGCTTTTCAACAATGTTTTATGCCCAGAGTAAGTGAATTGGCTctaatttacttgtattttttaatgGTCATAGGTATAGCAATGGTAGTTTGTCTTTCACTTATCAAGTAAcctctttcttgttttttgtaGTGGTAAAAACAGAAAGAAACCCTAGTCGTATTGTGCTACTTATATGGTTATTTGTCGTTCTTATAATAAACGCAAGCTACACTGCAAGTTTGGCCTCAATACTTACACTGCAACAACTTTCTTCTCCCATTAAAGGCATTAAAACTCTGATTAACAGCAACGATCCCATTGGCTACCAACAAGGTTCATATGCCCGAAGCTATTTAGTTGAGGAACTTGGTATTCATGAGTCCAGACTTGTTCCTCTTAACTCTGCTGAAGATTATGCCAAAGCCTTAAAAGACGGTCCACAAAGGGGTggtgttgttgctgttgttgatgACCGTGCATATGTAGAACTCTTCCTCTCAACTCGTTGTGAATTCAGTATTGAAGGTCAAGAGTTCATCAAAGCTGGTTGGGGATTTGTAAGTATCTCTTTTATCAATGACACTGCACTTCCTGGTATTGCACTACAACTTGCTTTTGGAATTCATGTTAGCTAGGCTCGTCtcttgtgaaaaatgtttagttccaaatatgtttggagcctTAAGCTTCAATTATCAATAGGAAAATGACATATGTCCTATCATACACAATGCACATGACTCATTTAGTTGGTTGGGTTAAGTGGGTTATGTTCATAGCATATGACAAACAAGTCATCTTCTTATTGGTAATATTTTTAGAGCCaaactttttctttcatattgtgcaactataatttattatttgtaatCTAAATAGTCTAAAGTGACTCCAAACATATTTGCAGTTATATTGTTCTAACATACTATGTGGCAATTGAAGAGATTATTCATTTGTAGTTTTAGTCACATAACTTTTTTAATGAGATATATAACtcgtttaaataatacacatgaaTAGTCTTATAATTTGTCACatatttgattgaaaaaaaacctccaaacatgtttggagccaaACTTTCTCCATctatataaaaccaaaatcttttacttttagtttatgtaaagttgtgatttacaactattttgtgttaaCTTTAATTCTGTGCTAAATTTggttgtaattttgttcaatcttatgtaccctgtattttatgtgggatttcatTGTATGGGTTGTCTGTGAGAGAGAGGGTGAAGACTCAAGACAAATTTAAGATCAAAGaagttttcgcgggtagctcaCGAGAAGTCTTCCCGTGAAGTGAAGCCATGTGCTCAGCACATGATTgaaatgcgaagagtcatgacaAATGGTGACAGCTGGTTTTCGTAAGTATTTtgcaggtaaggccttcccgcgagatactcgggaaacattttgttttgctattttgtcaTATCTAATACACCATGTTTTTatccacactatatatacccatattacccacatattgagaggagtactttcagagagaaaactctAACCATAACCCTTGAAAGTTAGAGGTTTtcatacccacaatcctctacacaatccattgtggttttcctcaactcctacctttccatatccaaatccttaagaggttgatagcccaaacacttaccacacccatgctgagtgtaaagtgaggttttggtgttgctgggaagtATTGAAAGAAGTCATTtatttggtggatgcaatcaggTTGAATTGCATGATCTggagagctagagaagacaaggcttcatcaagtcagttggtagcaggagcttggagggttcaagtatatggggtagactaggcttgaagagtcttttgttattcgtgtactccaactcaTTCcttagtggatcgatttaccacttggaggacGGTGGAGAAGTTTTTCaccaagttcttcggtttcctcttcgataacacatcaagatgttatcttatgtttgcattcttcttccctactcttttagcttttattttattgctgatatttgatgaatatggcttagagttaTATCATTTGTTCGctcacatttactctattccgtacttagtttaagttagagtaaaatcaactgaattgtaattttaatttgggggtctaaatagctcttgtatTTTCACACAATTTCAAGCTTTCAGTTtacttttataagaaaattactGATACATAAACTTTCGAAAACTCACAATTTTCACataattactctctctctctctctctctctctctctatatatatatatataaaatcaactttaaattctataaaaattctctataaaatttcctaaatttaCATATTCCATTAGAACCTTACCACTTTCATATTTCCTTTAAATGGTAAAGGttcatatataaatagaatCATAATGTGTATTAATAACTAACATAATGATCAAATTTTGTCTTCTTGAAAAATGGTCTCTTATTGTTAGTGTTGTTGTTCTCTAAGTACCATTCTTCTACTATCAACATCATCTTTAATCATGTCATCCTTGAGCCACCATTCCTCCGCTAATGTCAACAATTATCTCCAACGTTCCACTTCATGTCAAGCCCAATTTTATTCTACAATTGATTTTGTCTTGCTTGCTTTACTACACATTAAGTTTCTTTCCAAACTTATGGTGTTCTCAAGCTTTTCCCTTAATTTGCAGAGGTATGTTAGAGATGTTAGTCCATGTTGGATGTACTCGTACTATTGTACTACATATCCTAACTTATGCCATATTCTATGGTTAGTCTATAATTAGCTTCTATAGCTAGTCTAATGttaatctatttatataaactccTAATGTGCTTGTTGTAACACCCTATTCAATATAGTACATATGTAGACGTTCGTGTAGATGTAGATTGTTTGGCTAAATcaagttaattttattttcactttctaTCTTTATCTCTTATCAATCTCACTCATAATCACAACATAAAttctaacaaaaacaaacaaagaatatTGAAGTATCTTATCAATTCATTATTTTCATGGAAGAGAGAAATTTGGGGAGTATTAACTTTAAAATGTCctaattaaatgattttaacAATCTTCAAAATTTGACCAACATGCTTGCTTACTTGAAATCCTAACATGTTGAGTCAgcattgttaggttctaagactttaggaactaaatgtattagaaatttattatgtattatgttggcaaaccatgatcaaatcatagagtctaggtttaggcttgctcaaagagtgtttatttgtaaagttgAAATCAAGTGATTGTAGGATTTATTGGTCTAAatttgcaaggctcgatcgatcgaaaattagattcaatcgatcgaatctcgtgcaaattaatttttctggaagaatttccaactcagcccaagcccgtttaacatgtagggttttatgttttactccaagtataaaagaaaaaccttagCTACGTTTTAGAAGGCTTTGATGTGctgtgtgttgaatctcttgtgagatctagaggtgtttaccttcatacacacttaaggttatcaagatcaagattcatgtcgagaacttggtgatcgcttcagttgttgcataaagaacttaaagaagatttgaaacctttgagtggagtctcaaagtcacaagtaggagtaCTTATGGTTGtagtggatcaaggaaagaagtagtccgtggactcagaATTGTCACGTGattgtggtagtaagttttctattcggggtagcaataggatgttagtagtctaagttTTATTGTACaaacatcaattttttcatagtagatctgttttaccttgaggatagctaggtcaaatcctccccaggttttttttaccagtttggttttcctgggttatcatattgtgTGTTATTTACATTTCTGCATTATTTACATGGTATGATTTgcttgtgttaacctagatttgaataatttatctaaataatcacttggctaaataactaggttaaacaacttgtattttaaggggtctaaaaacgtacaagtggtattagagcaggttAGCTCTTGTAtttagatcctttgatctaagagttaatccttgacccttgttgtcatggaacacggtcactctcttgtgatcccacctcactttgatgggaacaactatgcttattggaaagtaaggatgaaagcattcctgaagtctattgatgagagagtttggaactTCGTTGAATACAGATGGAAGAAATCGACTACTGCTGTAAGTGAGTGGTCAACTTCTTAGAAAGAAGCAGCCATGTTTAATAGCAAAGtcatgaatgctatttttaatgctgtttctatggaggaattcaaGAGAATCTCAAATGTTAAGGTTGCTTATGCTGCAtggaatattctccaaactgtgcatgaaggcacaaaggcagttAAAATTAACAAACTGCAGCAGTTAACTTCTAGATTTGAAATTATTAGAATGTTTGATGATGAATgctttgatgaattctatgctaaactgaatgatattgttaactcTGCTTATAATTTGGATGAAATTTATGATCTACCtaagattgttaggaagataCTTAGATCCTTGACTgaggactttagacccaaagtgactgtcattactgaaagcaaggatgtggactccatccctattGATGAGCTTGTGGGATCTCTCTAGTCCTATGAGCTAGACCTACCtaagacaaacaaatccaaatcaatggctcttaagtcagttgatgatgttgatagtaatggatttgatgatgaactctcttCTACAAAGATTGCATAttttgccaagaactttagaaactttcttaggaacaaCAATAGAAGGGTaagaggtaaaaacaatgcAAAACTTAGGAATTTTAAGAGGAATGAACCCACTAAAGTGAACAATACTGATAAATCTAAAGAGAAAGTAGGTCAAACCTCTAATAATTCTttgggtcaacaatgttttggttgtcaagggtatggttatgtgaaatcagaatatcctacattcttgagatcaaatggtaaagttatggttgtaacccttagtgatgatgaagtttctgatcatgagtttggtagtgatgaggatggaaacttcattactttcacagttactgctgtagttgatgaaagtgttgtggtTGAAGaaaacccttctgatggggaactctctgagagTGTTGATTTGCAAGAAGCCTTTAATAAGTTTTGCAAGGTTGCTACAAATGATGCAATGAATGTTGACTTAGGTTTAAAGAAAATTGCTTcccttgagcttgataagaaaaatttgttgttgaaattgtttgatgctaatgaattgaTTAATAagatgaaaactgaaaacatgttgtTGCTTGATAAGGTTAAGAACTTGGAACTagaattatctgttgctagagaacaattAAATAGATCTGCTAGTTTTAAACTTGATCACATGTTGAGTATTCAGAAGTCTACCTTAGAAAAAAGTGGTCTAGGTTTTACAGATAGCATCTCTGTGTTTGAAACTCATTTCACAAACTTTGTGTTGAGTATTCAGAAGTCTACCTTAGAAAAAAGTGTTCTAGGTTTTACAAATAGCATCTCTGTGTTTGAAACTCATTTCACAAACTTTGTTACTTCTTTTGAGCCCCCCAAgagtgagattgtcaaaccAGTATAAGTCACACCACCTCCTaagaagattagggttgatcttaaaGAGTATAAACCTAAGAATCCTACCTTCCCTAAGGATAAGTTGCATGATAAACCTTTATggatttgtcatttttgtggaaagactggGCATATTCGCCCTAACTGTTTTAAGTTGCAAGTTGCAAAGCaagcaaataagccaaaagcacatgtgcctcaagcacaagatcttATGGTAGTTATTGGTGAGTTGGTAAAAGCGTTAAACCTTTATACTAATCCTAAAGTTGCTCATcattctaatatgaataataactccaatgcaagagttgcatctaaaaagttttggatgcaaaaggctcaatccAATTAAGTCTTTCTAGCATGGTCCTTGTACTTCATCTCAATACTCTTTGTGACTATTCTTCTTttgctgttttgtttttttgcttttaggatttacattgcataacattcatgcatttcataataggttgtttttgttattctttaaaaaaaaaaaaaaaaaaaaaaaaaaaaaaaaggaaggaaggaaggaaaaatgtgttttgcattatttttcttggacttGTAATCAAGgatggccatattatctttacataacatacTTGTGTACCtagtttagcttggatgagcttattttactgcactttgctagttttagctatgtagtgcatgttgtgtgggagtggtttatagtttttgatcacttgatcttgattttgaagtcacatgcttttgattgtttggacttgaacttaatgagaaaggcataaataaccatctcatcactatTAACTAGCCAATCATTAGTGCATACCATAAgattgtgattgattactataTAGTGTAATTTGGGCATTTCAATTTTGTgatgtgttttgtcatggattgccgaaatgggagtttgttaggttctaagactttagaaactaaatgtattagaacttcattatgtattatgttggcaaaccatgatcaaaacataaagtctaggtttaggcttgctcaaagagtgtttatttgtaaagttggaatcgagtgattgcatGATTTATTGGTCTAAATTTGCAAGGcttgatcaattgaaaattatactCAATCGATCGAACCTCGTGCATATTATGTTTTAGAAGTCTTTGATGTGctgtgtgttgaatctcttgtgagatttagaggtgtttaccttcatacacacttagggttatcaggatcaagattcatgtcaagaacttggtgatcgcttcagttgctacataaagaacttaaagaagatctaaaacatttgagtggagtctcaaagtcacaagtgagAGTACTTGTGATTGcagtggatcaaggaaagaagtagtttGTGGACTCAGAACTGTCacatggtcgtggtagtaagttttctactcgaggtagcaataggatgttagtggtctaagtcttattgtacaaactttaattctttcatagtagatctgttttaccttgagattagttaggttaaattctccccaggtttttttactggtttggttttcttgggttatcaaaatgtgtgttctttatatttccacattatttacatgatataatttgcttgtgttaacctagatctaaataatttatctaagtaatcacatggctaaataactaggttaaacaacttgtgttttaagtggtctaaaaacgtacaagcATTATTTGAGCATAATCTTTGTATATATCATTCTCTATGTTAACATTCCTAGCATCATGCGTTAACCAACCAAAAgggtgtgtgtgcgtgtgttaATGGTAGCTAGTAGCCGCTAGCTTATAATAACATGGTTATATTCTTCATTTATCATCAGGCCTTTCCACGGG
The Quercus lobata isolate SW786 chromosome 10, ValleyOak3.0 Primary Assembly, whole genome shotgun sequence DNA segment above includes these coding regions:
- the LOC115965497 gene encoding glutamate receptor 3.6-like isoform X3 produces the protein MTRVWLVVLVVFCHEIFSNGVVTNISTRPSVVDVGAILAYKSTIGKVAKVAIEAAIDDVNSDPTVLAGTKIQLTMQDSNYDGFLGIVETLQFMEKDTVAIIGPLNSVTAHVISQISNELQVPLLSYSATDPTLSSLQYPFFVRTSQSDLFQMAVVAEIVDYYGWKEVIALYVDDDYGRNGIVALGDKLAEKRCKISYKAPMPFEATRDDITDVLIKVSLTESRIIIVHTYDGQGSMVLNLAKYFGMMESGFVWIATNWLSTILDTYSPLASDVMDDFQGVLTLRMYAPNSKLKRKFVSKWNNLTKGKSANASFGLNTYGLYAYDTVRLLAHAIDAFFNQGGVISFSNDSRLTELHGGSLRLDSLNIFNGGNLLLKSILQVNMSGVTGPIEFTPDKDFINPAFEIINVIGTGFIRVGYWTNYSGLSVLSPGVLYTKPPNRSSANQRLNSVIWPGQTTQLPRGWAFPKNGRQLRIGVPTRVSFREFVSQVEGTDIFKGYCIDVFTTALSLLPYDVPYKLVPFGDGRNNPSRTELVRLITTGAFDAAIGDIAITTDRTRMVDFTQPYVESGLVVVASVKELNSNAWAFFRPFTPMMWLVTTISFLVVGAVVWFLERRNNEEFQGTPKKQFSTVLWFSFSTMFYAQMVKTERNPSRIVLLIWLFVVLIINASYTASLASILTLQQLSSPIKGIKTLINSNDPIGYQQGSYARSYLVEELGIHESRLVPLNSAEDYAKALKDGPQRGGVVAVVDDRAYVELFLSTRCEFSIEGQEFIKAGWGFVTHEKSSREVKPCAQHMIEMRRVMTNGDSWFS
- the LOC115965497 gene encoding glutamate receptor 3.6-like isoform X4 translates to MTRVWLVVLVVFCHEIFSNGVVTNISTRPSVVDVGAILAYKSTIGKVAKVAIEAAIDDVNSDPTVLAGTKIQLTMQDSNYDGFLGIVETLQFMEKDTVAIIGPLNSVTAHVISQISNELQVPLLSYSATDPTLSSLQYPFFVRTSQSDLFQMAVVAEIVDYYGWKEVIALYVDDDYGRNGIVALGDKLAEKRCKISYKAPMPFEATRDDITDVLIKVSLTESRIIIVHTYDGQGSMVLNLAKYFGMMESGFVWIATNWLSTILDTYSPLASDVMDDFQGVLTLRMYAPNSKLKRKFVSKWNNLTKGKSANASFGLNTYGLYAYDTVRLLAHAIDAFFNQGGVISFSNDSRLTELHGGSLRLDSLNIFNGGNLLLKSILQVNMSGVTGPIEFTPDKDFINPAFEIINVIGTGFIRVGYWTNYSGLSVLSPGVLYTKPPNRSSANQRLNSVIWPGQTTQLPRGWAFPKNGRQLRIGVPTRVSFREFVSQVEGTDIFKGYCIDVFTTALSLLPYDVPYKLVPFGDGRNNPSRTELVRLITTGAFDAAIGDIAITTDRTRMVDFTQPYVESGLVVVASVKELNSNAWAFFRPFTPMMWLVTTISFLVVGAVVWFLERRNNEEFQGTPKKQFSTVLWFSFSTMFYAQMVKTERNPSRIVLLIWLFVVLIINASYTASLASILTLQQLSSPIKGIKTLINSNDPIGYQQGSYARSYLVEELGIHESRLVPLNSAEDYAKALKDGPQRGGVVAVVDDRAYVELFLSTRCEFSIEGQEFIKAGWGFMEEIDYCCK
- the LOC115965497 gene encoding glutamate receptor 3.6-like isoform X1, yielding MTRVWLVVLVVFCHEIFSNGVVTNISTRPSVVDVGAILAYKSTIGKVAKVAIEAAIDDVNSDPTVLAGTKIQLTMQDSNYDGFLGIVETLQFMEKDTVAIIGPLNSVTAHVISQISNELQVPLLSYSATDPTLSSLQYPFFVRTSQSDLFQMAVVAEIVDYYGWKEVIALYVDDDYGRNGIVALGDKLAEKRCKISYKAPMPFEATRDDITDVLIKVSLTESRIIIVHTYDGQGSMVLNLAKYFGMMESGFVWIATNWLSTILDTYSPLASDVMDDFQGVLTLRMYAPNSKLKRKFVSKWNNLTKGKSANASFGLNTYGLYAYDTVRLLAHAIDAFFNQGGVISFSNDSRLTELHGGSLRLDSLNIFNGGNLLLKSILQVNMSGVTGPIEFTPDKDFINPAFEIINVIGTGFIRVGYWTNYSGLSVLSPGVLYTKPPNRSSANQRLNSVIWPGQTTQLPRGWAFPKNGRQLRIGVPTRVSFREFVSQVEGTDIFKGYCIDVFTTALSLLPYDVPYKLVPFGDGRNNPSRTELVRLITTGAFDAAIGDIAITTDRTRMVDFTQPYVESGLVVVASVKELNSNAWAFFRPFTPMMWLVTTISFLVVGAVVWFLERRNNEEFQGTPKKQFSTVLWFSFSTMFYAQMVKTERNPSRIVLLIWLFVVLIINASYTASLASILTLQQLSSPIKGIKTLINSNDPIGYQQGSYARSYLVEELGIHESRLVPLNSAEDYAKALKDGPQRGGVVAVVDDRAYVELFLSTRCEFSIEGQEFIKAGWGFAFPRDSPLAIDMSTAILKLSENGDLQRIHDKWLMRSACTAHGTTTQVYQLQLKSFQGLFALWGFTCLLALIVHFITLACKFPGVVGPRGQSSIYERLQKFLMYVWENEKKDKDPSKRGDEGASTYKCVCNREII